Proteins from a genomic interval of Methanohalophilus levihalophilus:
- the glmU gene encoding bifunctional sugar-1-phosphate nucleotidylyltransferase/acetyltransferase codes for MKAVILAAGQGTRMRPLTDDTPKVMLTIANQPILEHIIIAASEAGIKDFLIVTGYREDLIKSHFGNGSDLGVNIDYTHQNEQRGTAHAIGCAEGYVDGRFIVLNGDMLVSSSHMRKLVGRKNEEAVLTVKKVENPKDFGVISTSGDKVTRILEKPEEPPTDLANAGIYIFNSDIFSYIKQTKESVRGELEITDTLQKLIDEGKDVGYELLEDEWLDIGRPWDLLDANAFLLSGLKGSIEGTVESFATLQGEVVVGEGTTVRNGAYIIGPVVIGKNCDIGPNCFIRPGTAIGDDVHVGNAVEVKNSIIMDGTKIGHLTYIGDSVIGRNCNFGAGTKVANLRHDGKNIKLMIKGKLVDSGRRKLGVIMGDEVHTGINTSINVGCVMKKGTGTKPGESIH; via the coding sequence GGGACCCGTATGAGACCCCTGACTGATGACACTCCCAAAGTCATGTTGACTATTGCCAACCAACCCATTCTGGAACACATCATAATTGCTGCCTCCGAAGCAGGTATCAAAGATTTCCTTATTGTTACAGGGTATCGCGAGGATTTGATCAAAAGTCATTTTGGAAACGGGAGTGATCTGGGAGTAAACATTGATTACACTCACCAAAATGAACAAAGAGGAACAGCACACGCGATCGGATGTGCAGAAGGATATGTTGACGGTCGTTTTATTGTTTTGAACGGTGACATGCTGGTCAGTTCCTCACATATGCGCAAGCTTGTTGGAAGAAAGAATGAGGAAGCAGTTCTCACAGTGAAGAAAGTCGAAAATCCAAAAGATTTTGGTGTCATAAGCACTTCCGGGGATAAAGTAACAAGAATACTGGAAAAACCCGAAGAGCCACCGACCGATTTAGCAAACGCTGGGATTTATATTTTCAACTCGGATATCTTCAGCTACATTAAGCAAACAAAAGAATCTGTCCGGGGGGAACTGGAAATAACGGATACTCTCCAGAAACTCATTGACGAAGGTAAGGATGTAGGTTACGAATTGCTGGAAGATGAATGGCTTGACATTGGAAGACCCTGGGATTTACTTGATGCAAATGCATTTTTGCTATCCGGTTTGAAAGGTAGCATTGAAGGCACGGTTGAATCCTTTGCTACATTACAAGGCGAAGTTGTCGTAGGAGAAGGAACTACTGTAAGGAATGGAGCTTACATTATCGGGCCTGTGGTTATAGGAAAAAATTGTGATATCGGACCGAATTGTTTTATTCGTCCGGGTACTGCAATCGGTGACGATGTCCACGTCGGAAATGCCGTTGAAGTAAAAAACAGCATCATTATGGATGGCACTAAAATCGGTCATCTGACATATATTGGAGACAGTGTTATCGGCAGAAATTGCAATTTTGGAGCAGGGACAAAGGTTGCAAACCTGCGCCATGATGGCAAAAACATAAAATTGATGATAAAAGGTAAGCTGGTAGATTCGGGCAGGAGGAAACTCGGGGTCATTATGGGAGATGAAGTCCATACGGGAATCAACACCAGCATTAACGTGGGCTGTGTCATGAAAAAAGGAACCGGTACAAAACCCGGTGAATCAATACATTAA